From the genome of Syntrophorhabdaceae bacterium:
TCCTTATTTTTAGTACCCTTCGGGGATAAAAGGTTCGAGGGAGGTCTACGGGTTGAAAGCATTAGGAAGACATGTATTAACAGAGTTTTATGATTGTGACAACGCGGTTTTGAACAGCGTGCGCTTGATACAGGAATATATGGAACAGGCAGCGCAGGCGGCCGGAGCCACTATCGTCCAGAGCATGTTTCATGTATCTAAACCTCATGGCGTAAGCGGTGTCGTTGTAATAGCTGAATCCCATCTTGCCATCCATACGTGGCCTGCCTATGGCTACGCGGCAATAGACCTTTTTACCAGCGGTGAAGATGTGGACCCGTGGAAGATCTACGCGCACTTGAAGAATAAGCTCGGTGCCGGGCAAGTCTCCACAGTGGAAATGAAGAGGGGTCAGCTGGATTTGTTAGGCAAAGAAATCGCCCACGAACCTTCTGGGTACTAAAGAATTTGGGAGGTGCGAAAAGTGGTTATTAAAACGCCTGTAAAATTTTTTCTCGTCAGCGGTTCATCGGAAAACTTTTTGCAGTGGAGCATTCGGCAATGGCAGAAGGAAAGCTTGTTATGGAAAAGTTGTCAGGATCAGTGCTGTGTTCGCCGGCATGGTACTGTGGGATCAGATTAAATTGGAGAATTTGAAAATGACACCTAAAAAGATATTTTTTACAAAAGGGGTAGGCGTCCACAAAGACAAACTGTCATCCTTTGAGGTTGCGTTAAGGAATGCGGGCATTCAGAAGTGTAATCTTGTTTATGTGTCGAGCATATTTCCGCCGAAGTGTAAAATTATTTCAAAGACTGCCGGCCTGAAACTTCTCGAACCCGGCGAGATCACCTACTGCGTAATGGCCCGGAATG
Proteins encoded in this window:
- the speD gene encoding adenosylmethionine decarboxylase; translation: MKALGRHVLTEFYDCDNAVLNSVRLIQEYMEQAAQAAGATIVQSMFHVSKPHGVSGVVVIAESHLAIHTWPAYGYAAIDLFTSGEDVDPWKIYAHLKNKLGAGQVSTVEMKRGQLDLLGKEIAHEPSGY